Part of the Campylobacter sp. CNRCH_2014_0184h genome is shown below.
ACTCTAAGATTTTAGCGCAAAAAGCAAAAAAGTTTTTAAACCATGATAATGCATTTGATCATAATCAAGCTTTGCTAGATATAGGGGCTTTGGTTTGCTTGCCTAAAAATGCAAAATGTGAAATTTGTCCTTTAAAGTGTTTTTGTGCTGGAAAAAATGAACATGAAAAATTTAACTCATCTAAAAAAATTCAATATGAAAACATTGTTTTAAAAATACTTATAGTGCAAAAAAATGAGCAATTCTTACTTGTTAAAAGTGAGGAAAAATTGTATTTTAATATGTATAATTTTTTAGAATATAAAAATCAAAAAAAAGCAAAATTTATAGGAGAATTTAAACATTCTTATACCAAATACAAAATCAATGCTAAGGTGTATTTTTTAAAAGATGATGATTTTGAAGATTTAAAAGCAAAAGCATTTTCTTATAAAGACTTAGAGCATCTTGCTCTTTCAAAACTTGCTCTAAAAACACTTGAACTTTTTAAAAAGAGTGATTATGTATTTTGAGAAAATTTATATAGAATTAAGTGATATTTGTGGGTTAAAATGTGATTTTTGTCCTAGCCAAAAAGCCCAAAGAAAACAAATGAGCCTTGAAAATTTTGAAAAAATTTGCAAAAGCGTGCATAATCATGCCAAGCTTTTTACTTTTCACGTGCTTGGAGATCCTTTAAGGATTTTAAATTTAACAGAGTATCTAAAAATAGCTTTGAAATTTAATATGCAAATAGAGCTTACTACAAGTGGGTTTTATTTTGATGATGAGAAGATAAAACTCATTTTAGGCTCTAAAAACGTGCGACAAATCAATATTTCCCTAGGTGCTTTTTTATCTCAAAGTAAAATGAGTTTAAGAGAATATTTTGAACCTATTTTAAAACTTATTTTTTTACACTTGGAAAATAAAAATAATTCTTTTATCAACCTAAGACTTTGGAATTTAGATAAAAATTTCAACCCGCCTTTAGAAAATGAGAAAATTTATGATTTTTTAGAGCAAATTTTTAAAATAAAAATTCAAAAGCAAAAAGCTAAAAATCGCTTAGAAAGGTATGTTATCTTGCACCAAGCTAGACTTTTTAAATGGCCTTCTTTGAAAGATGAGATTATTAGAGAGAATGGATATTGTCATGCTTTAAATGGGCAAATTGCTATTTTAAGTGATGGGACTTTAGTGCCTTGTTGTTTGGATACTAAAGGGGATATAAAACTTGGAAATTGCTTTGAAAAAGATCTTAATGAGCTTTTAAATTCCTCTTTATATATAGAACTAAAAGAAGGTTTTAAGCAAGGAATTTTAAAAGCTGATCTTTGCAAAAGGTGTGAGTTTTTAGAGGCTAAAAACCTAAATTAATTTCATCTTCATCATTGATTTGATGATTTGTATCCAAGTCTTGTTTTGTTTCTTCTTGATTGTCTTTAGAATGTTTAAAAATATCTTCAGTAATTTTTGTAGCAATACCTCTAAGAGCTTTTTGTCTGCTTGAACTACTTGTAGAGCTCATTTTAAACTCTAAAGTATTAGAAGATTTGTTTTCATTTGTAGCAAATTCAATTAAACGATAATCAATGATAACATCATAAGATTGAGTGTTGTTTTCATTTTGTATTTGTTTTATTTTTGGGTTTAAAATGAGTAAAAAATCAGCTTCTAAAGTCTTATAAAGCTTTACAAGTTCTTCATCGCTTGAATTTTTGGAAAGTAAAAATTTTTCCTGATTATAAAGATCAAGATTTGTTTTATCTAAGATTTTAAATTTTTTATTCTGAAGCAAAACACTTAAAAGCTCTTGTTCAAATTTGGCTGAAAGTCCAGTTTTGATTCTATTAATGATGATTAGAGAGCTTTTATTTTCAAGACTTTTGTCGCTATAAAGTTTTTTATAGATTAAAACTTTTGCGTGAAATTCACTTTGATTTGTTTGAGTTAGAGACTTTATATCATAACTATTAAAAACACCATTACTAACAAAGTCAAGTTCTTCATCATAACCTATATTAAAATTTCCATTAAAATTAAACTCAAATTTTTTCAATTTGACTTGTTTTAAACCTTCTGTTTTTCCCAAGGCATCATTAATAGCATTTTTAATCGCTTCGCTTCTTGTACTTCCAAAGCCTTCTCCAAGACTTTCTTTGTTTAAAACAGCCTGTGCTTGATAAGTACAAACAAGACTTAAAAAAAGTATAAGTAGTTTTTTTATCATAACTATTCTCTTTTTGTTTTTAAATAATAAAATAAATATTTTATTTTTATTTTAACATTATAAAGTTTAATCATATCTTGACTGCAAATTTTATACTCAAGATTAAATACCCAGAAAGTCTATAAAAT
Proteins encoded:
- a CDS encoding radical SAM/SPASM domain-containing protein translates to MYFEKIYIELSDICGLKCDFCPSQKAQRKQMSLENFEKICKSVHNHAKLFTFHVLGDPLRILNLTEYLKIALKFNMQIELTTSGFYFDDEKIKLILGSKNVRQINISLGAFLSQSKMSLREYFEPILKLIFLHLENKNNSFINLRLWNLDKNFNPPLENEKIYDFLEQIFKIKIQKQKAKNRLERYVILHQARLFKWPSLKDEIIRENGYCHALNGQIAILSDGTLVPCCLDTKGDIKLGNCFEKDLNELLNSSLYIELKEGFKQGILKADLCKRCEFLEAKNLN